The Microaerobacter geothermalis genome includes the window TGGTTTTATCCCCTTTGGGGAGGTATCCCAAGTTAAACATCACTGCCTGAATCTTTCCGTGATGGATATCAGGGATCGAATCGATCATTTTCTGATGTCCCCGATGAAAAAGGGTAACTTGATCCAGACATTGGGCTGAAACCAATCTTTCCTTCGTATTACGGATTGCCTCTTCCTGGATATCAAAACCGTAAACCCGGCCTGTTTTGCCAACCAACTGGGCCAGAAAAAGGGTATCGAGACCATTTCCTACAGTCGCATCAATTACCATATCTCCTGGATTGACCCGTTCAGTCACCAGTGTTTTTGCAAAGCCTAAGATTGAAGGCAGCGGCATATCAAATTTCCTTTCTTAAAAATTTCAATTCTACTTTCGTTTATAGTTTGTTGAGTCTAGATTCTTTTAGATGATCGGTGATCTATTAACTAGAAAATTTCCCCTGCCATGTGTTTCTTCTTTTCATTTCTGCATCAATCTCATTTAATACTTCCCATTTTTTGAGACTCCACATGGGGCCAATCAATAGATCCCGCGGACCGTCTCCGGTCAGACGATGGATGATCATTTCCGAGGGCATCATTTCTAAGCTGTCAACAACCAAACGGATATAAGTTTCTTTATCCAAAAATTGAACCAGACCGGCTTCATATTGCTTCACCATTGGAGTTTTTTTCAGCAAATGGAGCAAATGAATTTTTAGACCTTGAATATCCAATTGGGATACAGATTTCGCCGTCTCCAGCATCATTTCTTCTGTTTCACCGGGAAGACCGTAGATGATATGGGTACAAACCCGGATATTGTGTTTTCTTAGCTTATTCAGACCATCGAGAAAACACTGATAGTCATGTCCGCGGTTGATCCATTCCCCAGTCTTGTCATGTATGGTTTGAAGACCCAACTCTACCCATAGATAAGTTTTTTCATTAATTTCGGCCAATAAATCGACCACATCATCAGGTAAGCAGTCGGGACGGGTGGCAATGGAGAGGCCAACTACTCCCTCCTGATGAAGAATCATCTCATACATGTGTCTTAATTCATCCGTTGGAGCGTAGGTGTTGCTGTAGGCCTGAAAGTATCCAATATACTTGGCATCGGGCCACTTCTGATGCTGACGTGCCTTCACCTCGTTAAATTGTGTAATCAGATCATCCCTTCGCCATCCGGCAAAATCTCCTGATCCTCTGGCACTGCAGAAGGTGCATCCGCCAATGGCAACTGTCCCGTCCCGGTTGGGACAGGTAAATCCGCCATCCAGCATGACTTTAAACACTTTTTCTCCAAATGTTTTTCTTAGGTGATGATTCCATGTATGATAACGTTTATCTCCCCATAGCTGGGGAGTTTTGTCATTTGTAAAAGTTTCCATTTTAAATCCCTTTCTTTTGTTTTAGAACCGGAACTAATGAAACTATTTTACTAAAAAAACGAAAA containing:
- a CDS encoding class I SAM-dependent methyltransferase — translated: MPLPSILGFAKTLVTERVNPGDMVIDATVGNGLDTLFLAQLVGKTGRVYGFDIQEEAIRNTKERLVSAQCLDQVTLFHRGHQKMIDSIPDIHHGKIQAVMFNLGYLPKGDKTIITQPETTLEALKQSLQLLVPRGLVSVILYPGHEGGKTESDSVLQWASSLEQKEYHVMWYQFLNQKNNPPTLLAVEKHQ
- a CDS encoding TIGR01212 family radical SAM protein (This family includes YhcC from E. coli K-12, an uncharacterized radical SAM protein.), with translation METFTNDKTPQLWGDKRYHTWNHHLRKTFGEKVFKVMLDGGFTCPNRDGTVAIGGCTFCSARGSGDFAGWRRDDLITQFNEVKARQHQKWPDAKYIGYFQAYSNTYAPTDELRHMYEMILHQEGVVGLSIATRPDCLPDDVVDLLAEINEKTYLWVELGLQTIHDKTGEWINRGHDYQCFLDGLNKLRKHNIRVCTHIIYGLPGETEEMMLETAKSVSQLDIQGLKIHLLHLLKKTPMVKQYEAGLVQFLDKETYIRLVVDSLEMMPSEMIIHRLTGDGPRDLLIGPMWSLKKWEVLNEIDAEMKRRNTWQGKFSS